A genomic region of Stenotrophomonas sp. NA06056 contains the following coding sequences:
- a CDS encoding prolyl oligopeptidase family serine peptidase produces MSMHARRSRRLTGLVLSMALLAVVPQAWAAAPQAAQAQGVTGYELPSAALQAVVDAPRAPSLYLSPRRDVAALMQMPSLPSIQVVAQPELKLAGLRINPRTFSDSRFSFGQKLWLMNVADGKERQISGLPAALSIASLMWSPDQKWLAFNQVDANTGANELWLVDVAGGSARRLVAGLNTVIGSGYQWLPDSRGLVAFTRPANLGAAPAADGIPTGPAVQQTSQGGGVVSIRTYQDLLKNQADARQFDYYATTQPVEVSLDGQSRAIGAAGIFMGFAVSPDGRFVLSQPVQRPYSYVVPVSSFPRRIEVLDRSTGKLVHTVAVRPLVEGLPTGNDAEVTGVRDISWRGDADATLVWAEAQDGGDPNKDAKVRDAVFMQAAPFNTPPVTLAQLGSRYAGISWGRGDLALLNESWWKTRRSKTWLIAPDNASADARLLWDRDAQDRYADPGRPLMTSDDRGRSLLQTTADGGSLYLAGAGASPEGDRPFVDRFDVASGKATRLFHSQAPTYAAPVTLLDAQASSLLISRESPDEPTNFYVQSLDDTNAAPRALTRFAHPLPQLKGVQKEQIRYKRKDGVDLTATLLLPPGYDPKRDGPRPLLMWAYPGEFKSAAAASQVTDSPYRFNAISYWGPQAFLAKGYVVLASPSMPIIGEGDKEPNDTYIEQLVANAQAAVDEVVRRGVTDREHIAIGGHSYGAFMTANLLAHTRLFKAGIARSGAYNRTLTPFGFQAEERNYWQAQDVYQKMAPFNYADKIKDPILFIHGVDDNNSGTFPLQSERMFAAVKGLGGTARLVMLPNESHAYRARESIMTMLAESERWLEQTIGPAEQGKAKKKR; encoded by the coding sequence ATGAGCATGCACGCACGCCGCAGCCGGCGCCTGACTGGCCTGGTCCTGTCCATGGCCCTGCTGGCGGTGGTCCCGCAGGCCTGGGCTGCGGCCCCGCAGGCGGCGCAAGCGCAGGGCGTGACCGGCTACGAGCTGCCCTCGGCGGCACTGCAGGCGGTGGTCGATGCGCCGCGGGCGCCGTCGCTGTACCTGTCGCCCCGCCGCGATGTGGCCGCACTGATGCAGATGCCGTCGCTGCCGTCGATCCAGGTGGTGGCGCAGCCGGAGCTGAAGCTGGCCGGCCTGCGCATCAATCCGCGCACCTTCTCCGACAGCCGCTTCAGCTTCGGCCAGAAGCTGTGGCTGATGAATGTGGCCGACGGCAAGGAGCGGCAGATCAGCGGGTTGCCGGCCGCGTTGTCGATTGCCAGCCTGATGTGGTCGCCGGACCAGAAGTGGCTGGCCTTCAACCAGGTCGACGCCAACACCGGTGCCAATGAGTTGTGGCTGGTGGACGTGGCTGGCGGCAGCGCCCGTCGCCTCGTCGCGGGCCTGAACACCGTGATCGGCAGCGGTTACCAGTGGCTGCCGGACAGCCGTGGGCTGGTGGCGTTCACCCGCCCGGCCAACCTGGGTGCCGCGCCGGCCGCTGATGGCATCCCGACCGGCCCGGCCGTGCAGCAGACCAGCCAGGGCGGGGGCGTGGTCTCCATCCGCACCTACCAGGATCTGCTGAAGAACCAGGCCGACGCACGCCAGTTCGACTACTACGCCACCACCCAGCCGGTGGAGGTCAGCCTGGACGGGCAGAGCCGTGCCATCGGTGCGGCCGGCATCTTCATGGGCTTTGCGGTGTCGCCCGATGGCCGCTTCGTGCTCAGCCAGCCGGTGCAGCGCCCGTACTCCTACGTGGTGCCGGTGAGCAGTTTCCCGCGCCGCATCGAAGTGCTCGACCGCAGCACCGGCAAGCTGGTGCATACCGTGGCCGTGCGTCCGCTGGTGGAAGGCCTGCCGACCGGCAACGACGCCGAAGTGACCGGCGTGCGTGACATCAGCTGGCGTGGTGATGCCGATGCCACCCTGGTCTGGGCCGAAGCACAGGACGGCGGCGACCCGAACAAGGATGCCAAGGTACGCGATGCGGTATTCATGCAGGCCGCACCGTTCAATACCCCGCCTGTGACCCTGGCCCAGCTCGGTAGCCGTTATGCCGGCATCAGCTGGGGCCGTGGCGACCTGGCCCTGCTCAACGAATCGTGGTGGAAGACCCGCCGCAGCAAGACGTGGCTGATCGCGCCGGACAACGCCAGTGCCGACGCCAGGCTGCTGTGGGATCGCGATGCGCAGGACCGCTACGCTGATCCGGGTCGCCCGCTGATGACCAGCGATGATCGCGGCCGCTCGCTGCTGCAGACCACCGCTGATGGTGGCAGCCTGTACCTGGCCGGTGCCGGTGCATCGCCGGAGGGCGACCGTCCGTTCGTTGACCGCTTCGACGTCGCCAGCGGCAAGGCGACCCGCCTGTTCCATTCGCAGGCACCGACCTATGCCGCGCCGGTGACGTTGCTGGACGCGCAGGCCAGTTCGCTGCTGATCAGCCGCGAGAGCCCGGATGAACCGACCAACTTCTACGTACAGTCGCTGGACGACACCAATGCCGCGCCGCGTGCGCTGACCCGTTTCGCCCATCCGCTGCCGCAGTTGAAGGGCGTGCAGAAGGAGCAGATCCGCTACAAGCGCAAGGACGGCGTGGACCTGACCGCGACCCTGCTGCTGCCGCCGGGCTATGACCCGAAGCGTGATGGTCCGCGGCCGCTGCTGATGTGGGCCTACCCGGGTGAGTTCAAGAGCGCGGCGGCCGCCAGCCAGGTGACCGATTCGCCGTACCGCTTCAACGCGATCAGCTACTGGGGTCCGCAGGCGTTCCTGGCCAAGGGCTATGTGGTGCTGGCCAGCCCGTCGATGCCGATCATCGGCGAAGGCGACAAGGAACCCAACGACACCTACATCGAACAGCTGGTGGCCAATGCGCAGGCCGCAGTGGACGAGGTGGTGCGTCGCGGCGTGACGGATCGTGAGCACATCGCCATCGGTGGCCATTCCTACGGTGCGTTCATGACCGCCAACCTGCTGGCGCACACCCGCCTGTTCAAGGCCGGCATCGCCCGCAGCGGTGCCTACAACCGTACGCTGACCCCGTTTGGTTTCCAGGCCGAAGAGCGCAACTACTGGCAGGCGCAGGACGTGTACCAGAAGATGGCGCCGTTCAATTACGCGGACAAGATCAAGGATCCGATCCTCTTCATCCATGGCGTGGACGACAACAACTCCGGCACCTTCCCGCTGCAGAGCGAGCGCATGTTCGCTGCGGTGAAGGGCCTGGGCGGCACTGCACGGCTGGTGATGCTGCCGAACGAATCGCACGCCTACCGCGCGCGCGAATCGATCATGACCATGCTGGCAGAAAGCGAGCGCTGGCTGGAGCAGACCATCGGCCCGGCCGAGCAGGGCAAGGCCAAGAAGAAGCGCTGA
- the ahcY gene encoding adenosylhomocysteinase — protein sequence MNAVAKTFSTEGDYKIRDIGLADWGRKELDIAEHEMPGLMSIRRKHAATLPLKGVRVTGSLHMTIQTAVLIETLKDIGADVRWASCNIFSTQDHAAAAIAATGTPVFAWKGESLEEYWDCTLDALTFTLADGTLTGPELVVDDGGDVTLLIHKGYELENGSTWVDEKAASHEEQVIKNLLKRVAKERPGYWGRVVKDWKGVSEETTTGVHRLYQLAQAGTLLIPAINVNDSVTKSKFDNLYGCRESLADGLKRAMDVMLAGKVAVVCGYGDVGKGCAASLRAYGARVVVTEIDPICALQAAMEGFEVNTIESTLGRADLYVTTTGNKDIIRIEHLSAMKDQAIVCNIGHFDNEIQVDALVAFPGVKHVNIKPQVDKYIFPNGNAIFLLAEGRLVNLGCATGHPSFVMSNSFANQTLAQIDLWANKGSYENKVYLLPKKLDEEVARLHLEKIGVKLTTLSQEQADYIGVPVEGPFKPDHYRY from the coding sequence ATGAATGCTGTTGCCAAGACCTTCTCCACCGAAGGTGATTACAAGATCCGCGATATCGGCCTGGCCGATTGGGGCCGCAAGGAGCTGGACATCGCCGAGCACGAGATGCCGGGCCTGATGTCGATCCGTCGCAAGCACGCCGCCACCCTGCCGCTGAAGGGCGTGCGCGTGACCGGTTCGCTGCACATGACCATCCAGACCGCGGTGCTGATCGAGACCCTGAAGGACATCGGCGCCGACGTGCGCTGGGCCTCGTGCAACATCTTCTCGACCCAGGACCACGCCGCTGCGGCCATCGCCGCCACCGGCACCCCCGTGTTCGCCTGGAAGGGCGAGTCGCTGGAAGAGTACTGGGACTGCACCCTGGACGCGCTGACCTTCACCCTGGCCGACGGCACCCTGACCGGCCCGGAACTGGTGGTCGACGACGGCGGTGACGTCACCCTGCTGATCCACAAGGGCTACGAGCTGGAAAACGGCAGCACCTGGGTGGACGAAAAGGCCGCCTCGCACGAAGAGCAGGTCATCAAGAACCTGCTCAAGCGCGTGGCCAAGGAGCGCCCGGGTTACTGGGGCCGCGTGGTCAAGGACTGGAAGGGCGTCTCCGAAGAGACCACCACCGGCGTGCACCGCCTGTACCAGCTGGCCCAGGCCGGCACCCTGCTGATCCCGGCGATCAACGTCAACGACTCGGTCACCAAGAGCAAGTTCGACAACCTGTACGGCTGCCGCGAGTCGCTGGCCGATGGCCTGAAGCGCGCGATGGACGTGATGCTGGCCGGCAAGGTCGCCGTGGTCTGCGGCTACGGTGACGTCGGCAAGGGCTGCGCCGCGTCGCTGCGTGCCTACGGCGCGCGCGTCGTGGTCACCGAGATCGACCCGATCTGCGCCCTGCAGGCAGCGATGGAAGGCTTCGAGGTCAACACCATCGAATCGACCCTGGGCCGTGCCGACCTGTACGTCACCACCACCGGCAACAAGGACATCATCCGCATCGAGCACCTGAGCGCGATGAAGGACCAGGCCATCGTCTGCAACATCGGCCACTTCGACAACGAGATCCAGGTCGATGCGCTGGTCGCTTTCCCGGGCGTGAAGCACGTCAACATCAAGCCGCAGGTGGACAAGTACATCTTCCCGAACGGCAACGCGATCTTCCTGCTGGCCGAAGGCCGCCTGGTGAACCTGGGCTGCGCCACCGGCCACCCGAGCTTCGTGATGTCCAACTCGTTCGCCAACCAGACCCTGGCCCAGATCGACCTGTGGGCCAACAAGGGCAGCTACGAGAACAAGGTGTACCTGCTGCCGAAGAAGCTGGACGAAGAAGTGGCTCGCCTGCACCTGGAAAAGATCGGCGTGAAGCTGACCACCCTGAGCCAGGAACAGGCCGACTACATCGGCGTGCCGGTGGAAGGTCCGTTCAAGCCGGATCATTACCGCTACTGA
- the ybaK gene encoding Cys-tRNA(Pro) deacylase, giving the protein MTPAINLLKREKIAHTVHSYVHDAHAESYGGEAVEKLGLDPAQVFKTLLASTEAHELLVAIVPVAGQLDLKALAEAAGCKKCEMAAVDAAQRATGYLVGGISPLGQKKRLRTFLDASAQALPSLHVSAGRRGLEVELAPADLLRLTGGHYAAIGKAR; this is encoded by the coding sequence ATGACCCCGGCCATCAACCTGCTCAAGCGCGAGAAGATCGCCCATACCGTGCACAGCTACGTGCACGACGCCCATGCCGAATCCTACGGCGGCGAGGCCGTCGAAAAGTTGGGCCTGGACCCGGCGCAGGTGTTCAAGACCCTGCTGGCCAGCACGGAAGCCCACGAACTGCTGGTAGCGATCGTGCCGGTGGCTGGCCAACTCGACCTCAAGGCGCTGGCCGAAGCCGCCGGCTGCAAGAAGTGCGAGATGGCCGCCGTCGATGCCGCACAGCGGGCCACCGGCTATCTGGTCGGTGGCATCAGTCCGCTTGGGCAGAAGAAGCGCCTGCGCACGTTCCTGGATGCCAGCGCGCAGGCACTGCCCAGCCTGCACGTCAGCGCAGGACGGCGTGGCCTGGAAGTGGAGCTGGCACCGGCCGATCTGCTGCGCCTGACCGGTGGCCATTACGCCGCGATCGGCAAGGCACGTTGA
- a CDS encoding TonB family protein, which yields MDIGARIIPLLLAGMLPAAGALAATPVTQTACSLLPPTSWLRDAGVTALSMQAREGRCVVEVTAVDGKALLRQQQMLMVLAQKLCAAPAEATVDDTQVSLQLRLPRRCAARSSQDLFAGDETVRMPPRGVSPRYPREAMQEGLSGRSLLKAVVDAQGAVAAVVVERSSGHPVLDEAAVEELRGWRFTRTDAKSTVPELSIVRVPMRYELVE from the coding sequence ATGGATATCGGGGCAAGGATCATTCCGCTGCTGCTGGCAGGCATGCTGCCGGCTGCCGGCGCTCTGGCAGCAACGCCGGTCACGCAGACCGCATGTTCGCTACTGCCCCCCACGTCCTGGCTGCGCGATGCGGGGGTGACCGCGTTGTCGATGCAGGCCCGCGAAGGCCGTTGCGTGGTGGAGGTGACGGCGGTCGATGGCAAGGCGCTGTTGCGCCAGCAGCAGATGCTGATGGTGCTTGCGCAGAAGCTCTGCGCCGCGCCGGCGGAAGCAACCGTGGATGACACGCAGGTGTCACTGCAGCTGCGCCTGCCGAGGCGCTGCGCAGCGCGCAGCAGCCAGGATCTGTTCGCGGGCGACGAGACGGTCCGGATGCCACCCCGTGGTGTGTCACCGCGCTACCCGAGGGAGGCCATGCAGGAAGGGCTTTCCGGTCGCAGTCTGCTCAAGGCAGTGGTGGATGCGCAGGGCGCCGTCGCTGCAGTGGTCGTCGAAAGATCCAGTGGCCACCCGGTACTGGATGAAGCGGCGGTTGAGGAACTGCGCGGTTGGCGCTTCACCCGCACCGACGCGAAGAGCACAGTGCCGGAACTGAGCATCGTGCGTGTTCCGATGCGGTATGAGTTGGTGGAATGA
- a CDS encoding DUF3228 family protein yields MSIVLTDFARPRLFPRVPRGNTIQDCSAEQFEAHLNAHPPLKVLDGYAPFCKLFVYENWTSTRCLTVPITDANRHQLRSGYEARNREELPVLVRWFEGVESPRANYLVVILYSAEQLAKEGSPVDADWGIVGCIYTAEPEEVPMAPITMMRNALGVEEGGSGVPLDREAYQRAVAFWESNANWRP; encoded by the coding sequence ATGTCCATCGTCCTCACCGATTTCGCCCGTCCCCGCCTGTTCCCGCGCGTGCCGCGTGGCAACACCATCCAGGACTGCAGTGCCGAGCAGTTCGAGGCACACCTCAACGCGCACCCGCCGCTGAAGGTGCTCGATGGCTACGCGCCATTCTGCAAACTGTTCGTGTACGAAAACTGGACCAGCACGCGCTGCCTGACGGTGCCGATCACCGACGCCAACCGGCACCAGCTGCGCAGCGGCTACGAAGCGCGCAACCGCGAGGAACTGCCGGTGCTGGTGCGCTGGTTCGAGGGCGTGGAATCGCCGCGTGCGAACTACCTGGTGGTGATCCTGTACAGCGCCGAGCAGCTGGCCAAGGAGGGTTCGCCCGTCGATGCGGACTGGGGCATCGTCGGCTGCATCTACACCGCCGAGCCGGAAGAAGTGCCGATGGCACCGATCACGATGATGCGCAATGCGCTGGGCGTGGAGGAGGGGGGTTCGGGCGTGCCGCTGGATCGCGAGGCGTACCAGCGTGCGGTGGCGTTCTGGGAAAGCAACGCCAACTGGCGGCCGTAG
- a CDS encoding amidohydrolase family protein, whose product MEAARALLRPVRRRWLKMLAVVLLAPPLLFTAALLWPLRAPPLPEAGDNRMIINARVVDIVRGQASDPTTVTIRNGAITAIGEGVADTALPVFDAGGRWLLPGFWDMHTHALQLSPQLQFPLMLANGITGTRDMMDCPQATDPLIACVADKRRWTAQAIAGQLTAPRFVQVASFYFEDPELGPQDAAHRAREYAGRGVDALKVYNRLRPDSYQRLAAEARQLHRPLVGHLPRAVALEEALQAGQHSFEHAHLFVRHCSDIAAAWRSGVLDEEDPTAVAERMVVNYEAATCNTAFTLMRASGSAFVPTHVTREEDARARDPTFIDDPRLTYLDPLSRWAWRDDLLATATRYPGPRGEHALQAYFNHGLVLTGAAHRAGVPVLVGTDTGLGGFRYHDELQLLHQAGLSQADVLRAATLHAAQHLHLQARHGSVEVGKAADLVLLDGNPLLDIGNSRRVHAVLLAGHLYDRPRLDALLAYARAQARSPAVMTRLLWGFLTSPVSAEL is encoded by the coding sequence ATGGAAGCAGCACGCGCATTGCTCCGCCCCGTCCGCCGTCGATGGCTGAAGATGCTGGCCGTCGTCCTGCTGGCACCGCCATTGCTGTTCACCGCCGCCCTGCTCTGGCCGCTGCGTGCACCGCCGCTACCTGAGGCTGGCGACAACCGGATGATCATCAACGCGCGGGTGGTGGACATCGTGCGCGGTCAAGCCAGTGATCCCACCACGGTCACCATCCGCAACGGCGCGATCACCGCCATCGGCGAAGGCGTTGCCGATACAGCGTTACCGGTCTTCGACGCCGGTGGCCGCTGGCTGCTGCCAGGCTTCTGGGACATGCACACCCACGCCCTGCAGCTGTCGCCACAACTGCAGTTCCCGCTGATGCTGGCCAATGGCATCACCGGCACCCGCGACATGATGGACTGTCCGCAGGCTACCGATCCGCTGATCGCCTGCGTGGCCGACAAGCGTCGCTGGACCGCACAGGCCATTGCAGGCCAGCTGACCGCACCGCGCTTCGTGCAGGTAGCCAGCTTCTACTTCGAAGACCCTGAGCTGGGCCCGCAGGACGCCGCTCATCGCGCACGTGAGTACGCCGGACGCGGCGTGGATGCTCTGAAGGTCTACAACCGGCTGCGCCCGGATTCCTACCAACGACTCGCTGCCGAGGCGCGGCAACTGCATCGTCCGCTGGTGGGCCACCTGCCCAGGGCGGTGGCGCTGGAAGAGGCACTGCAGGCCGGTCAGCACAGCTTTGAGCACGCGCATCTGTTCGTCCGCCACTGTTCGGATATCGCAGCTGCATGGCGCAGCGGCGTGCTGGACGAAGAAGACCCGACAGCGGTGGCCGAGCGCATGGTAGTCAACTACGAAGCGGCAACGTGCAATACCGCCTTCACGCTGATGCGTGCCAGTGGCAGCGCATTCGTCCCCACCCATGTCACGCGCGAGGAGGATGCCCGCGCGCGCGATCCGACCTTCATCGATGACCCGCGACTGACCTACCTCGATCCGCTTTCGCGCTGGGCCTGGCGCGACGACCTGCTCGCCACGGCCACCCGCTATCCGGGCCCGCGTGGAGAACACGCGCTGCAGGCCTACTTCAATCATGGCCTGGTGTTGACCGGCGCTGCGCATCGCGCAGGTGTTCCAGTGTTGGTGGGCACCGACACCGGGCTTGGCGGCTTCCGCTATCACGATGAACTGCAACTGCTGCACCAGGCTGGCCTCAGCCAGGCCGACGTGCTGCGCGCAGCCACGCTGCACGCTGCGCAGCATCTCCATCTGCAGGCGCGACACGGCAGTGTCGAGGTCGGCAAAGCTGCCGATCTGGTGCTGCTCGACGGCAATCCTCTGCTGGACATCGGTAACAGTCGACGCGTGCATGCGGTGCTGCTGGCCGGTCACCTCTACGACCGGCCACGGCTGGATGCACTGCTGGCCTATGCCCGCGCGCAGGCACGCTCACCCGCGGTCATGACGCGCTTGCTGTGGGGATTCCTGACCAGCCCGGTCAGTGCGGAACTGTAG
- the metF gene encoding methylenetetrahydrofolate reductase [NAD(P)H]: protein MTAISFEFYPPKTDEQRTQLDRAAARLKAYAPEYVSCTFGAGGSTLSYTSETVRHLNQHHGFDAAPHLSCVGGTRQEIRELLKLYRAIGCRRLVALRGDLPSGMGFPGDMRYASELIAFIRAEHGDAFRIEVGAYPETHPQAQDALLDLKHFKAKIDAGADAAITQYFFNPDAYFHFVDEVQRLGVQVPITPGIMPISNFSQLRRFSEQCGAEIPRWISRKMQAYGDDAESVRAFGAEVVAKLCQRLIEGGAPGLHFYTLNLAKPTVSVLTLLRG from the coding sequence ATGACCGCCATCAGCTTTGAGTTCTATCCGCCCAAGACCGACGAACAGCGCACCCAGCTGGACCGTGCCGCGGCCAGGCTGAAGGCGTATGCCCCCGAGTACGTGTCCTGTACCTTCGGCGCCGGTGGCTCGACCCTCAGCTACACGTCCGAGACCGTGCGCCATCTCAACCAGCACCACGGCTTCGATGCGGCACCGCATCTGTCCTGCGTGGGCGGCACCCGCCAGGAGATCCGCGAGCTGCTCAAGCTGTACCGCGCCATCGGCTGCCGGCGCCTGGTCGCACTGCGCGGCGACCTGCCGTCGGGCATGGGCTTCCCGGGCGACATGCGCTATGCCTCCGAACTGATCGCCTTCATTCGTGCCGAACACGGCGATGCCTTCCGCATCGAAGTGGGTGCGTATCCGGAAACGCATCCGCAGGCGCAGGACGCACTGCTCGACCTGAAGCACTTCAAGGCCAAGATCGACGCCGGTGCCGATGCGGCGATCACCCAGTACTTCTTCAACCCCGATGCCTACTTCCACTTCGTCGACGAAGTGCAGCGGCTCGGCGTGCAGGTGCCGATCACCCCGGGCATCATGCCGATCTCCAACTTCAGCCAGCTGCGCCGCTTTTCCGAGCAGTGCGGTGCGGAAATCCCGCGCTGGATCAGCCGCAAGATGCAGGCCTACGGTGACGACGCCGAATCGGTGCGCGCCTTTGGTGCCGAAGTGGTGGCCAAGCTGTGCCAGCGCCTGATCGAAGGCGGCGCACCAGGCCTGCACTTCTACACGTTGAACCTGGCCAAGCCGACGGTCTCGGTACTGACGCTGCTGCGCGGCTGA
- a CDS encoding DUF4124 domain-containing protein has protein sequence MKVALSLLLVLLLPGVCAIAQAQPTRLNRCTDPQGQSVYTDRPCDSLGAQSRRPPPAPSGSTLQRDSLGSSCPRRLSELVQALHTAVSIGDVNRLSSLYLWGAVSDAGAQRILGQLESVVRRPLVDVVPVYPQQELDEDAGSAAQASALESEPAVRRHPVGLRLEQTLPGSATRAATVLGLRRQYGCFWITL, from the coding sequence ATGAAGGTTGCCCTGTCCCTGCTGCTGGTCCTGTTGCTGCCCGGCGTCTGCGCCATCGCACAGGCGCAGCCTACGCGTTTGAACCGCTGCACCGATCCACAGGGGCAAAGTGTCTACACCGACCGCCCCTGCGACAGCTTGGGTGCGCAGTCCCGGCGACCGCCGCCGGCGCCTTCCGGCAGTACCCTGCAGCGCGACAGCCTCGGCAGCAGCTGCCCGCGCCGGTTGAGTGAACTGGTGCAGGCGCTGCACACGGCGGTCAGCATCGGTGACGTGAACCGGCTCTCTTCGCTGTACCTGTGGGGCGCGGTGTCCGATGCGGGCGCGCAGCGCATCCTTGGCCAGCTTGAATCGGTGGTGCGGCGACCGCTGGTGGATGTGGTGCCGGTGTATCCACAGCAGGAGCTGGATGAGGATGCAGGCAGTGCCGCGCAGGCATCAGCATTGGAATCGGAGCCAGCGGTACGGCGCCATCCGGTCGGGTTGCGGTTGGAGCAGACCCTGCCGGGCAGCGCCACGCGGGCGGCGACGGTGCTTGGGCTGCGGCGGCAATATGGGTGTTTCTGGATTACGTTGTGA
- a CDS encoding Nudix family hydrolase, protein MPSPKRSIHVVAAVITDARGRILLNRRTESRDMAGLWEFPGGKREPGETSAQALTRELHEELGIEAEVGEWIMDVPQRYPDKDLILEVRHVRSWKGTPRGREGQAITWVAPDKLARYSMPPADLPVVAVLRQPDCYLITPAPGADEGGLQRWHGQLQQAVAAGQQRIQLRLPTDHPQRQGMIEQVVRAHRRGVQWLLNRDIEMARTLGVGVHLGSEQLQSLQERPLPTGQLVAASCHDLEQLLAAQRLGCDFAVLGPVQATASHPDAVPLGWEAFAAMRAQVSLPIYALGGMTPQHVAEARRHGGQGIAAIRGLWPA, encoded by the coding sequence ATGCCTTCCCCGAAACGCTCGATCCACGTCGTTGCCGCCGTCATCACCGACGCCCGCGGCCGTATCCTGCTGAACCGCCGCACCGAGAGCCGCGACATGGCCGGTCTCTGGGAATTCCCGGGCGGCAAGCGCGAGCCCGGTGAGACCTCTGCACAGGCGCTGACGCGCGAGCTGCACGAAGAGCTGGGCATCGAGGCCGAGGTGGGCGAGTGGATCATGGACGTGCCGCAGCGCTACCCGGACAAGGACCTGATCCTGGAAGTGCGGCATGTACGCAGCTGGAAGGGCACCCCGCGTGGACGCGAGGGCCAGGCCATCACCTGGGTGGCACCGGACAAGCTGGCCCGTTATTCAATGCCGCCGGCCGACCTGCCGGTGGTGGCCGTGCTGCGCCAACCAGACTGCTATCTGATTACCCCTGCGCCAGGCGCCGATGAGGGCGGCCTGCAGCGTTGGCATGGCCAGCTGCAGCAGGCGGTGGCCGCGGGACAGCAACGCATCCAGCTGCGCCTGCCCACCGACCATCCGCAGCGGCAGGGCATGATCGAGCAGGTCGTGCGCGCGCACCGTCGCGGCGTGCAGTGGCTGCTCAACCGGGATATCGAGATGGCACGCACCCTCGGCGTCGGCGTGCACCTGGGCAGCGAGCAGCTGCAGTCACTGCAGGAACGGCCGCTGCCGACCGGGCAGCTGGTGGCGGCCTCCTGCCACGATCTTGAACAGCTGTTGGCCGCACAGCGCCTAGGCTGCGACTTCGCCGTGCTGGGGCCGGTGCAGGCCACCGCAAGCCATCCAGATGCAGTGCCGTTGGGATGGGAGGCCTTCGCCGCGATGCGCGCGCAGGTCTCGCTGCCGATCTACGCGCTCGGCGGCATGACGCCGCAGCACGTGGCCGAGGCGCGCCGTCACGGCGGGCAGGGTATTGCCGCCATCCGCGGCCTGTGGCCGGCCTGA